A window of the Gossypium hirsutum isolate 1008001.06 chromosome A05, Gossypium_hirsutum_v2.1, whole genome shotgun sequence genome harbors these coding sequences:
- the LOC107958120 gene encoding coenzyme Q-binding protein COQ10 homolog B, mitochondrial, which yields MPPFLSTSKAVGSVISRRNVINQFVGHAKNGGRTGNFDQIRWVTSISGIQMPSVHPVLGSRKVDSIVPLNYFFNHYTFQRRQFLGCGDGEEGGVLSKVYEERIVMGYSPEQLFDVVAAVDLYHGFVPWCQRSDVIKHYPDGSFDAELEIGFKFLVESYVSHVELSRPKFVKSTASESSLFDHLINIWEFNPGPVPGTCSLYFLVDFKFQSPLYRQVASMFFKEVVSRMISSFSERCRLIYGPGVPVLENSYGERT from the exons ATGCCGCCATTTTTATCGACCTCAAAGGCGGTCGGGTCGGTAATATCCCGTAGAAATGTGATTAACCAGTTTGTTGGGCACGCAAAGAACGGAGGGCGAACCGGGAACTTCGATCAAATCCGATGGGTTACTAGTATTTCCGGTATCCAAATGCCGTCGGTTCACCCGGTACTTGGTTCACGCAAGGTGGATTCCATTGTTCCATTAAACTATTTTTTCAATCATTATACTTTCCAAAGGAGACAATTTTTAGGCTGTGGTGACGGCGAAGAAGGCGGCGTTTTATCTAAAGTTTACGAGGAAAGGATCGTCatggg GTATTCGCCAGAACAATTATTTGATGTGGTCGCAGCTGTTGATTTGTACCACGGATTTGTTCCTTGGTGTCAGCGGTCTGACGTAATTAAACACTATCCAGATGGATCGTTTGATGCTGAATTAGAGATTGGTTTTAAGTTTCTGGTTGAGAGTTATGTTTCTCATGTAGAATTAAGCAGGCCAAAGTTTGTAAAG TCAACTGCATCAGAAAGTAGTCTTTTCGATCATTTGATAAACATTTGGGAATTCAATCCTGGACCAGTCCCAGGAACTTGCAGCCTTTACTTTCTTGTGGACTTTAAGTTCCAGTCACCACTCTATCGGCAG GTGGCATCCATGTTTTTTAAGGAAGTAGTGTCCCGAATGATCAGCTCATTCAGCGAACGTTGCCGATTGATTTATGGGCCGGGGGTTCCAGTCCTTGAGAACTCTTATGGAGAAAGGACATAA